The DNA window TGTCTTTTTGTACCATGGATATATATTGGCTAATGCTTTCTTTTACTGTTGGTTTTGATGCATCTATAAGTTGCTTATTTGCCTTAAGAATAGTTACAATGTTTTTATAGTTAATATTGATGTACATATCTCCCAAATTAAAGCCAATATGACGATTACTTTCATTTGGAGTTAATGTTAAATACACTCTAGTTTTTAAATGGCTATAATTTAGTTCTATATACTTGTAATATTTTGCTAATTGATGTTCTGAGAAATCTGAAAAGATTTTATTCTCTATGGTTATAACAAACCCTAATTGTTCATTGACTATTAAAATATCTATATTATGTACACTTTCTCTATATACTTGCGTACTTGATAAATCTTTATTTAATAAATCCCCTAAATTGAAACCTTTTACAGCATCTAATTTACTAAGATACTGTAATAATGTTTTTAAAAGGGCATCACCTAACTGATGCGACTCGTTAGGGTCAAACAACCAGCCTAAAAAATTACTATGACGTATTTCACGATGTTGTATGCCTAACACATTAAAAATATTAAAAGCACTTAATTCTCTTTTAATAGTTTCTAAATCTGGTTGCGTTTTTATAATAAAATTTTCTAGGTCTTCAACTGAAACACTCATGCTTTACTTTTTAAACTTTTACCCTAACCTTACCCGTTAACAACTGTTGCGTTAAGCCTTTTTTAAGCTCTTGATAAGTTGCTTTTTTTCCTAAAAGAACATCTAACTTATCATCTGCTAAA is part of the Psychroserpens ponticola genome and encodes:
- a CDS encoding PDDEXK-like family protein, which translates into the protein MSVSVEDLENFIIKTQPDLETIKRELSAFNIFNVLGIQHREIRHSNFLGWLFDPNESHQLGDALLKTLLQYLSKLDAVKGFNLGDLLNKDLSSTQVYRESVHNIDILIVNEQLGFVITIENKIFSDFSEHQLAKYYKYIELNYSHLKTRVYLTLTPNESNRHIGFNLGDMYININYKNIVTILKANKQLIDASKPTVKESISQYISMVQKDITKTSKEVALAKKLYKNYKKEIDFIISNQEDFSVYKKDILNYFNGGGFEGFIISHNSENRNVIFLLPDNEDLLELFRYPEAESRGGEFIFSLVIYFEKDVVWMKFGFGNIVESIHKGALQEKKDALFNTMKGFECFKNKKLSIDHHNHNSSMEFAGICGVQLFDDDMYYSENTSFLEIFKMKFEVINRELIQPWIKECLEKIS